From a single Lolium rigidum isolate FL_2022 chromosome 7, APGP_CSIRO_Lrig_0.1, whole genome shotgun sequence genomic region:
- the LOC124673862 gene encoding endoribonuclease Dicer homolog 4 isoform X2, giving the protein MGDVSAAAATAGELKDPRTIARKYQLDLCKRAVEENIIVYLGTGCGKTHIAVLLIYELGHLIRKPSRDVCVFLAPTVPLVLQQAAVIANSTNFKVQSYHGNGKSSRDHEDWEKEMVENEVLVMTPEILLYNLRHCFIKMNSIALLIFDECHHAKTQTRHQYTQIMKEFYTNNIGKPPRIFGMTASPVTGKGGSNKLNYTKCLNSLEELLHAKVCSVDNTELEGVIAFPDMEVYTYSPLTQCNLTVTYNKELDRSKLQSEGILRESLNDFKDSQKKLKSLLRLHENLVFCLQELGSFGALQAARTSLSIDGDDLVQKEVDTTDSSTRFKNQYLNKAISILSSNILNGTHDDSFDLETLEEPFFSNKFVALINVLSGYRIEENMKCIVFVKRITVARAIARVLQYLKCLDFWKCEFLVGCHSGLKNMSRHKMDAIVEKFSSGEVNLLIATSVGEEGLDIQTCCLVVRFDLPETVASFIQSRGRARMTKSKYVVLLERGNHSQEKLLNDYIDGEIIMNGEIDFRTSNDMFEYLEENTYQVNNTGASISTACSVSLLHRYCYNLPKDMYFNPSPAFIYIDDTEGIICRIILPPNAAFRQVDGQSFQSKDEAKRDACLKACMKLHELGALTDFLLPGSGSRKNKVSTTNGSTNNKHEDDLREELHEMLTPTVLKPSKCKLDCLLNLHFYYVQFIPIPADRNYRIFGLFVINPLPTEAEKLEVDLHLARGRIVKAGMRHLGTISFNEEQMMLARNFQEMFLKILLDRSEFTVSHVMLGNDETLQINSSFYLLLPIKQELYGDIFMIDWPTIERCLSSPIFKNPTGASMNGAYLPDESLRLLDNIYNKTDVVGSLIFAPHNKTFFVIDDILDELNARSEYSSATYEEHYKERFHINLSHPEQPLLHAKQLFNLHNLLHDRLRETTGRELMEHFVELPPELCTMKIIGFSKDMCSSLSLLPSLMCRLENLLVAIELKEAMLSSFSEASQISASGILEALTTERCLERISLERFEVLGDAFLKYIVGRHNFISYEGLDEGQLTSRRSAVVNNSNLYELSIRRNLQVYIRDQHFEPTQFIALGRPCKVVCNADTEVSIHPKNMNPDRQENCNLRCTKSHHWLHRKTIADVVESLVGAFLVEGGFKAAFAFLHWVGIDVDFEDSSFYRVLDESSINLSLMDHTNVAELEELIGYNFKFKGLILEAFVHPSFNKHSGGCYQKLEFLGDAVLEYLITSYLYSSYPDLTPGQITDLKSLAVNNYSLAYVAVQKCIHKYLIKDSNYLSAAVNKFENYIKLPNSEKDFVEEPACPKVLGDIVESCVAAVLLDSGFNLTYVWKLVLILLKPVLSFSDMHMNPMREIRELCQCHELKLGLPKPMKADGEYHVKVEVVINSEVISCAAANQNSKVARKLAAQEALCKLKKYGYTHKNKSLEEILHDARKKEPELLGYNEEPLKVEADICEEIKSLQISRERDANISFQNTEFPIGEILKPSNQRTAGDTKFFKADINNGGNNQLKVAMHNDCRPKGTQKTNKKEYHGDMVHKTARSFLFELCAANYWNPPEFELCKEEGPSHLPKFTYKVTVQIKGPSETLLECYSDAKLQKKAAQEHAAQGALWYLKQDGYLPKDEIRL; this is encoded by the exons ATGGGCGACGTCTCCgccgcggcggcgaccgcgggggAGCTCAAGGACCCGAGGACGATCGCGCGCAA GTATCAGTTAGATCTTTGCAAGAGGGCTGTGGAGGAGAACATCATAGTGTACCTCGGCACGGGATGTGGGAAGACCCATATCGCCGTGCTTCTAATTTACGAACTTGGCCATCTCATCCGGAAGCCCAGTCGTGACGTCTGCGTCTTCCTCGCTCCAACTGTCCCCCTTGTTCTCCAG caagcagcggtgattgcAAATTCCACCAATTTCAAAGTTCAGAGTTACCATGGAAACGGTAAAAGCTCAAGAGACCATGAGgattgggagaaagagatggtgGAGAATGAG GTTCTCGTAATGACTCCCGAAATTTTATTGTATAATTTGCGGCATTGTTTCATCAAGATGAACTCAATTGCACTTCTGATATTTGACGAATGCCATCACGCAAAAACGCAAACGCGGCACCAATATACACAGATTATGAAG gagttctaCACCAATAACATCGGGAAGCCCCCTCGCATTTTTGGCATGACTGCTTCACCAGTAACGGGAAAAG GTGGATCTAATAAGCTTAATTACACCAAATGTCTCAACAGTCTCGAGGAATTACTGCATGCAAAG GTCTGTTCAGTTGATAATACAGAACTGGAAGGTGTGATTGCTTTTCCTGATATGGAGGTGTACACGTATAGCCCACTTACTCAGTGTAACCTTACTGTAACTTACAACAAAGAACTTGATCGCTCGAAGCTTCAG AGTGAAGGCATACTACGGGAGAGCCTAAATGATTTCAAGGATTCTCAGAAGAAACTAAAGTCTCTATTGAGGTTgcatgaaaatttagttttctgtTTGCAAGAACTTGGCTCATTTGGAGCTCTACAA GCTGCAAGGACTTCTCTGTCAATTGATGGTGATGATTTGGTGCAAAAGGAGGTCGACACGACCGACAGTTCTACCAGATTTAAGAATCAGTACCTAAACAAAGCAATTTCTATTCTGAGTAGCAACATATTGAATG GTACCCATGATGATTCATTTGATCTAGAGACGCTAGAAGAACCTTTCTTCTCGAATAAATTTGTGGCTCTTATTAATGTCCTCTCAGGATACAG GATAGAGGAAAACATGAAGTGCATAGTTTTCGTGAAAAGAATAACAGTCGCAAGAGCAATAGCACGCGTCCTCCAATACTTGAAATGCCTTGATTTTTGGAAATGTGAGTTCCTCGTGGGATGCCACTCGGGACTAAAGAACATGTCAAGGCACAAGATGGATGCTATTGTTGAAAAGTTTTCTTCTGGTGAG GTGAATCTTTTGATTGCTACTAGCGTAGGTGAAGAGGGTCTTGACATTCAGACTTGTTGCCTCGTTGTGCGGTTTGATCTTCCAGAAACTGTAGCTAGTTTTATCCAGTCCAGGGGACGAGCCCGGATGACTAAATCTAAATATGTTGTTCTTCTGGAGAG GGGAAATCATTCTCAAGAAAAATTGCTTAATGACTATATTGATGGTGAGATCATCATGAATGGAGAGATAGACTTCAGAACTTCGAATGATATGTTTGAGTACCTTGAGGAGAACACATATCAAGTGAATAACACAGGTGCTTCCATTAGCACAGCTTGCAGTGTATCTCTACTACATCGCTACTGCTACAACCTTCCCAAGGATAT GTATTTTAATCCTTCCCCAGCGTTCATCTACATTGATGACACTGAGGGAATAATCTGTCGAATAATTCTCCCACCAAATGCTGCTTTTCGTCAAGTGGATGGCCAATCGTTTCAatcaaaagatgaagctaagagagATGCATGCTTAAAAGCATGCATGAAACTTCATGAATTGGGTGCTTTGACAGATTTTCTTTTGCCAGGTTCAGGTTCAAGAAAGAACAAGGTATCAACAACAAATGGTTCAACAAACAATAAACATGAAG ATGATCTAAGGGAAGAGCTTCATGAGATGTTAACTCCCACAGTTCTCAAACCTTCAAAATGCAAACTGGACTGTCTGTTGAACTTGCATTTCTACTATGTTCAATTTATTCCCATACCAGCAGatagaaactatcggatatttggTCTTTTTGTGATCAATCCCCTTCCTACAGAAGCTGAAAAGTTGGAGGTTGATTTGCATCTTGCTCGTGGCAGGATTGTTAAAGCAGGAATGAGGCATTTAGGAACGATCTCATTTAACGAAGAACAG ATGATGCTTGCACGCAATTTCCAAGAAATGTTTCTGAAGATTCTTCTTGACAGATCTGAGTTCACTGTATCTCATGTTATGTTGGGCAATGATGAAACGTTACAGATTAATTCATCGTTTTACCTACTGCTTCCAATCAAGCAGGAATTATATGGTGATATATTTATGATTGACTGGCCAACAATTGAGCGCTGTTTATCGTCACCGATTTTTAAAAATCCAACTGGTGCGTCTATGAATGGAGCATATTTACCAGATGAGTCtttaaggcttcttgataatatctaCAATAAAACGGATGTCGTTGGAAGTTTAATCTTTGCTCCTCATAATAAGACATTTTTTGTCATTGATGACATTCTGGATGAACTAAATGCTAGAAGTGAGTACAGCAGTGCAACTTATGAAGAACATTACAAGGAAAG GTTTCATATCAATCTATCCCATCCTGAACAGCCACTTCTGCACGCTAAGCAGCTCTTCAACCTGCATAATTTGCTTCATGACCGACTACGGGAGACCACAG GACGTGAATTGATGGAGCACTTCGTGGAGTTGCCTCCAGAGCTATGCACCATGAAGATAATTGGGTTTTCAAAGGACATGTGTAGTTCTCTATCCTTATTACCATCCTTGATGTGTCGGTTGGAGAATCTGCTGGTAGCTATTGAGTTGAAGGAGGCCATGTTGTCTTCATTCTCAGAGGCTTCTCAAATCAGTGCTTCTGGT ATACTTGAAGCACTTACCACTGAAAGGTGTTTGGAGAGGATCTCCTTGGAGCGCTTTGAAGTCCTAGGTGATGCTTTTTTGAAGTACATAGTTGGACGTCACAACTTTATTTCGTATGAAGGACTTGATGAAGGGCAATTGACCAGCAGACGTTCTGCTGTAGTGAATAATTCAAATTTATATGAGTTATCAATCAGAAGAAATTTGCAG GTATACATACGGGACCAACACTTTGAACCGACACAGTTCATTGCACTAGGACGGCCTTGTAAAGTTGTTTGCAATGCTGACACAGAAGTGAGTATACACCCGAAGAATATGAACCCAGATAGACAAGAAAACTGCAACTTGAGGTGTACAAAGTCGCATCATTGGTTGCACAGGAAGACAATTGCGGATGTTGTTGAATCACTTGTGGGAGCATTTCTTGTTGAAGGTGGATTCAAAGCTGCATTTGCATTCCTTCACTGGGTGGGAATAGATGTTGATTTTGAAGATTCATCATTCTATAGAGTATTAGATGAAAGCTCCATAAATTTATCTCTCATGGACCACACCAATGTTGCTGAGCTTGAAGAGTTAATTGGTTACAATTTCAAATTTAAGGGTTTAATTCTTGAAGCATTTGTGCATCCTTCATTCAATAAACATTCTGGAGGATGCTATCAG AAACTGGAGTTTCTTGGAGATGCTGTTTTAGAATATTTGATTACCTCATACCTCTACTCAAGTTACCCTGATCTAACACCTGGTCAAATAACAGATTTAAAATCATTAGCTGTCAATAATTATTCTCTTGCATATGTTGCAGTCCAGAAATGTATCCATAAGTATCTTATAAAGGATTCAAATTATCTTTCGGCTGCTGTGAATAAGTTTGAGAATTACATTAAACTTCCAAATTCAGAGAAAGACTTTGTAGAAGAACCAGCATGTCCGAAG GTTCTTGGTGATATTGTCGAATCTTGTGTTGCTGCAGTTCTTTTAGATTCAGGATTCAACCTGACCTATGTTTGGAAGCTAGTGCTTATACTTCTAAAGCCAGTGTTGAGCTTCTCTGACATGCACATGAATCCTATGAGAGAAATTCGAGAACTTTGTCAATGTCATGAACTTAAGTTAGGCCTACCCAAACCTATGAAGGCTGATGGAGAGTACCATGTCAAAGTGGAAGTTGTCATAAACAGTGAGGTGATAAGTTGTGCCGCAGCAAACCAGAATTCAAAAGTCGCTAGAAAGTTGGCTGCGCAAGAAGCACtttgtaaactgaag AAATATGGATACACACATAAAAACAAGTCACTGGAAGAGATTTTGCATGATGCTAGGAAGAAAGAACCAGAACTACTAGGCTATAATGAAGAGCCATTGAAAGTTGAGGCTGACATATGTGAAGAAATTAAGAGTCTACAGATAAGTAGAGAAAGAGatgcaaacatctcttttcaaAATACAGAATTTCCGATTGGTGAGATTTTAAAACCCTCCAACCAAAGAACAGCAGGAGATACCAAGTTTTTCAAGGCTGATATCAATAACGGAGGGAATAATCAGCTCAAGGTTGCTATGCACAATGACTGTCGACCCAAGGGAACTCAGAAAACCAATAAAAAGGAGTATCATG GTGATATGGTACATAAAACAGCAAGGTCGTTCCTTTTTGAATTATGTGCTGCAAATTATTGGAACCCCCCTGAATTTGAGTTGTgcaaagaagaagggccaagccaCCTTCCAAA GTTCACTTACAAGGTTACTGTTCAGATCAAGGGACCGTCGGAGACACTTTTGGAGTGCTACAGCGATGCTAAACTACAGAAGAAGGCCGCCCAAGAGCATGCCGCGCAGGGGGCTCTGTGGTATCTCAAGCAAGATGGGTACCTACCAAAAGATGAAATCCGTCTCTAA
- the LOC124673862 gene encoding endoribonuclease Dicer homolog 4 isoform X1: protein MGDVSAAAATAGELKDPRTIARKYQLDLCKRAVEENIIVYLGTGCGKTHIAVLLIYELGHLIRKPSRDVCVFLAPTVPLVLQQAAVIANSTNFKVQSYHGNGKSSRDHEDWEKEMVENEVLVMTPEILLYNLRHCFIKMNSIALLIFDECHHAKTQTRHQYTQIMKEFYTNNIGKPPRIFGMTASPVTGKGGSNKLNYTKCLNSLEELLHAKVCSVDNTELEGVIAFPDMEVYTYSPLTQCNLTVTYNKELDRSKLQSEGILRESLNDFKDSQKKLKSLLRLHENLVFCLQELGSFGALQAARTSLSIDGDDLVQKEVDTTDSSTRFKNQYLNKAISILSSNILNGTHDDSFDLETLEEPFFSNKFVALINVLSGYSRIEENMKCIVFVKRITVARAIARVLQYLKCLDFWKCEFLVGCHSGLKNMSRHKMDAIVEKFSSGEVNLLIATSVGEEGLDIQTCCLVVRFDLPETVASFIQSRGRARMTKSKYVVLLERGNHSQEKLLNDYIDGEIIMNGEIDFRTSNDMFEYLEENTYQVNNTGASISTACSVSLLHRYCYNLPKDMYFNPSPAFIYIDDTEGIICRIILPPNAAFRQVDGQSFQSKDEAKRDACLKACMKLHELGALTDFLLPGSGSRKNKVSTTNGSTNNKHEDDLREELHEMLTPTVLKPSKCKLDCLLNLHFYYVQFIPIPADRNYRIFGLFVINPLPTEAEKLEVDLHLARGRIVKAGMRHLGTISFNEEQMMLARNFQEMFLKILLDRSEFTVSHVMLGNDETLQINSSFYLLLPIKQELYGDIFMIDWPTIERCLSSPIFKNPTGASMNGAYLPDESLRLLDNIYNKTDVVGSLIFAPHNKTFFVIDDILDELNARSEYSSATYEEHYKERFHINLSHPEQPLLHAKQLFNLHNLLHDRLRETTGRELMEHFVELPPELCTMKIIGFSKDMCSSLSLLPSLMCRLENLLVAIELKEAMLSSFSEASQISASGILEALTTERCLERISLERFEVLGDAFLKYIVGRHNFISYEGLDEGQLTSRRSAVVNNSNLYELSIRRNLQVYIRDQHFEPTQFIALGRPCKVVCNADTEVSIHPKNMNPDRQENCNLRCTKSHHWLHRKTIADVVESLVGAFLVEGGFKAAFAFLHWVGIDVDFEDSSFYRVLDESSINLSLMDHTNVAELEELIGYNFKFKGLILEAFVHPSFNKHSGGCYQKLEFLGDAVLEYLITSYLYSSYPDLTPGQITDLKSLAVNNYSLAYVAVQKCIHKYLIKDSNYLSAAVNKFENYIKLPNSEKDFVEEPACPKVLGDIVESCVAAVLLDSGFNLTYVWKLVLILLKPVLSFSDMHMNPMREIRELCQCHELKLGLPKPMKADGEYHVKVEVVINSEVISCAAANQNSKVARKLAAQEALCKLKKYGYTHKNKSLEEILHDARKKEPELLGYNEEPLKVEADICEEIKSLQISRERDANISFQNTEFPIGEILKPSNQRTAGDTKFFKADINNGGNNQLKVAMHNDCRPKGTQKTNKKEYHGDMVHKTARSFLFELCAANYWNPPEFELCKEEGPSHLPKFTYKVTVQIKGPSETLLECYSDAKLQKKAAQEHAAQGALWYLKQDGYLPKDEIRL from the exons ATGGGCGACGTCTCCgccgcggcggcgaccgcgggggAGCTCAAGGACCCGAGGACGATCGCGCGCAA GTATCAGTTAGATCTTTGCAAGAGGGCTGTGGAGGAGAACATCATAGTGTACCTCGGCACGGGATGTGGGAAGACCCATATCGCCGTGCTTCTAATTTACGAACTTGGCCATCTCATCCGGAAGCCCAGTCGTGACGTCTGCGTCTTCCTCGCTCCAACTGTCCCCCTTGTTCTCCAG caagcagcggtgattgcAAATTCCACCAATTTCAAAGTTCAGAGTTACCATGGAAACGGTAAAAGCTCAAGAGACCATGAGgattgggagaaagagatggtgGAGAATGAG GTTCTCGTAATGACTCCCGAAATTTTATTGTATAATTTGCGGCATTGTTTCATCAAGATGAACTCAATTGCACTTCTGATATTTGACGAATGCCATCACGCAAAAACGCAAACGCGGCACCAATATACACAGATTATGAAG gagttctaCACCAATAACATCGGGAAGCCCCCTCGCATTTTTGGCATGACTGCTTCACCAGTAACGGGAAAAG GTGGATCTAATAAGCTTAATTACACCAAATGTCTCAACAGTCTCGAGGAATTACTGCATGCAAAG GTCTGTTCAGTTGATAATACAGAACTGGAAGGTGTGATTGCTTTTCCTGATATGGAGGTGTACACGTATAGCCCACTTACTCAGTGTAACCTTACTGTAACTTACAACAAAGAACTTGATCGCTCGAAGCTTCAG AGTGAAGGCATACTACGGGAGAGCCTAAATGATTTCAAGGATTCTCAGAAGAAACTAAAGTCTCTATTGAGGTTgcatgaaaatttagttttctgtTTGCAAGAACTTGGCTCATTTGGAGCTCTACAA GCTGCAAGGACTTCTCTGTCAATTGATGGTGATGATTTGGTGCAAAAGGAGGTCGACACGACCGACAGTTCTACCAGATTTAAGAATCAGTACCTAAACAAAGCAATTTCTATTCTGAGTAGCAACATATTGAATG GTACCCATGATGATTCATTTGATCTAGAGACGCTAGAAGAACCTTTCTTCTCGAATAAATTTGTGGCTCTTATTAATGTCCTCTCAGGATACAG CAGGATAGAGGAAAACATGAAGTGCATAGTTTTCGTGAAAAGAATAACAGTCGCAAGAGCAATAGCACGCGTCCTCCAATACTTGAAATGCCTTGATTTTTGGAAATGTGAGTTCCTCGTGGGATGCCACTCGGGACTAAAGAACATGTCAAGGCACAAGATGGATGCTATTGTTGAAAAGTTTTCTTCTGGTGAG GTGAATCTTTTGATTGCTACTAGCGTAGGTGAAGAGGGTCTTGACATTCAGACTTGTTGCCTCGTTGTGCGGTTTGATCTTCCAGAAACTGTAGCTAGTTTTATCCAGTCCAGGGGACGAGCCCGGATGACTAAATCTAAATATGTTGTTCTTCTGGAGAG GGGAAATCATTCTCAAGAAAAATTGCTTAATGACTATATTGATGGTGAGATCATCATGAATGGAGAGATAGACTTCAGAACTTCGAATGATATGTTTGAGTACCTTGAGGAGAACACATATCAAGTGAATAACACAGGTGCTTCCATTAGCACAGCTTGCAGTGTATCTCTACTACATCGCTACTGCTACAACCTTCCCAAGGATAT GTATTTTAATCCTTCCCCAGCGTTCATCTACATTGATGACACTGAGGGAATAATCTGTCGAATAATTCTCCCACCAAATGCTGCTTTTCGTCAAGTGGATGGCCAATCGTTTCAatcaaaagatgaagctaagagagATGCATGCTTAAAAGCATGCATGAAACTTCATGAATTGGGTGCTTTGACAGATTTTCTTTTGCCAGGTTCAGGTTCAAGAAAGAACAAGGTATCAACAACAAATGGTTCAACAAACAATAAACATGAAG ATGATCTAAGGGAAGAGCTTCATGAGATGTTAACTCCCACAGTTCTCAAACCTTCAAAATGCAAACTGGACTGTCTGTTGAACTTGCATTTCTACTATGTTCAATTTATTCCCATACCAGCAGatagaaactatcggatatttggTCTTTTTGTGATCAATCCCCTTCCTACAGAAGCTGAAAAGTTGGAGGTTGATTTGCATCTTGCTCGTGGCAGGATTGTTAAAGCAGGAATGAGGCATTTAGGAACGATCTCATTTAACGAAGAACAG ATGATGCTTGCACGCAATTTCCAAGAAATGTTTCTGAAGATTCTTCTTGACAGATCTGAGTTCACTGTATCTCATGTTATGTTGGGCAATGATGAAACGTTACAGATTAATTCATCGTTTTACCTACTGCTTCCAATCAAGCAGGAATTATATGGTGATATATTTATGATTGACTGGCCAACAATTGAGCGCTGTTTATCGTCACCGATTTTTAAAAATCCAACTGGTGCGTCTATGAATGGAGCATATTTACCAGATGAGTCtttaaggcttcttgataatatctaCAATAAAACGGATGTCGTTGGAAGTTTAATCTTTGCTCCTCATAATAAGACATTTTTTGTCATTGATGACATTCTGGATGAACTAAATGCTAGAAGTGAGTACAGCAGTGCAACTTATGAAGAACATTACAAGGAAAG GTTTCATATCAATCTATCCCATCCTGAACAGCCACTTCTGCACGCTAAGCAGCTCTTCAACCTGCATAATTTGCTTCATGACCGACTACGGGAGACCACAG GACGTGAATTGATGGAGCACTTCGTGGAGTTGCCTCCAGAGCTATGCACCATGAAGATAATTGGGTTTTCAAAGGACATGTGTAGTTCTCTATCCTTATTACCATCCTTGATGTGTCGGTTGGAGAATCTGCTGGTAGCTATTGAGTTGAAGGAGGCCATGTTGTCTTCATTCTCAGAGGCTTCTCAAATCAGTGCTTCTGGT ATACTTGAAGCACTTACCACTGAAAGGTGTTTGGAGAGGATCTCCTTGGAGCGCTTTGAAGTCCTAGGTGATGCTTTTTTGAAGTACATAGTTGGACGTCACAACTTTATTTCGTATGAAGGACTTGATGAAGGGCAATTGACCAGCAGACGTTCTGCTGTAGTGAATAATTCAAATTTATATGAGTTATCAATCAGAAGAAATTTGCAG GTATACATACGGGACCAACACTTTGAACCGACACAGTTCATTGCACTAGGACGGCCTTGTAAAGTTGTTTGCAATGCTGACACAGAAGTGAGTATACACCCGAAGAATATGAACCCAGATAGACAAGAAAACTGCAACTTGAGGTGTACAAAGTCGCATCATTGGTTGCACAGGAAGACAATTGCGGATGTTGTTGAATCACTTGTGGGAGCATTTCTTGTTGAAGGTGGATTCAAAGCTGCATTTGCATTCCTTCACTGGGTGGGAATAGATGTTGATTTTGAAGATTCATCATTCTATAGAGTATTAGATGAAAGCTCCATAAATTTATCTCTCATGGACCACACCAATGTTGCTGAGCTTGAAGAGTTAATTGGTTACAATTTCAAATTTAAGGGTTTAATTCTTGAAGCATTTGTGCATCCTTCATTCAATAAACATTCTGGAGGATGCTATCAG AAACTGGAGTTTCTTGGAGATGCTGTTTTAGAATATTTGATTACCTCATACCTCTACTCAAGTTACCCTGATCTAACACCTGGTCAAATAACAGATTTAAAATCATTAGCTGTCAATAATTATTCTCTTGCATATGTTGCAGTCCAGAAATGTATCCATAAGTATCTTATAAAGGATTCAAATTATCTTTCGGCTGCTGTGAATAAGTTTGAGAATTACATTAAACTTCCAAATTCAGAGAAAGACTTTGTAGAAGAACCAGCATGTCCGAAG GTTCTTGGTGATATTGTCGAATCTTGTGTTGCTGCAGTTCTTTTAGATTCAGGATTCAACCTGACCTATGTTTGGAAGCTAGTGCTTATACTTCTAAAGCCAGTGTTGAGCTTCTCTGACATGCACATGAATCCTATGAGAGAAATTCGAGAACTTTGTCAATGTCATGAACTTAAGTTAGGCCTACCCAAACCTATGAAGGCTGATGGAGAGTACCATGTCAAAGTGGAAGTTGTCATAAACAGTGAGGTGATAAGTTGTGCCGCAGCAAACCAGAATTCAAAAGTCGCTAGAAAGTTGGCTGCGCAAGAAGCACtttgtaaactgaag AAATATGGATACACACATAAAAACAAGTCACTGGAAGAGATTTTGCATGATGCTAGGAAGAAAGAACCAGAACTACTAGGCTATAATGAAGAGCCATTGAAAGTTGAGGCTGACATATGTGAAGAAATTAAGAGTCTACAGATAAGTAGAGAAAGAGatgcaaacatctcttttcaaAATACAGAATTTCCGATTGGTGAGATTTTAAAACCCTCCAACCAAAGAACAGCAGGAGATACCAAGTTTTTCAAGGCTGATATCAATAACGGAGGGAATAATCAGCTCAAGGTTGCTATGCACAATGACTGTCGACCCAAGGGAACTCAGAAAACCAATAAAAAGGAGTATCATG GTGATATGGTACATAAAACAGCAAGGTCGTTCCTTTTTGAATTATGTGCTGCAAATTATTGGAACCCCCCTGAATTTGAGTTGTgcaaagaagaagggccaagccaCCTTCCAAA GTTCACTTACAAGGTTACTGTTCAGATCAAGGGACCGTCGGAGACACTTTTGGAGTGCTACAGCGATGCTAAACTACAGAAGAAGGCCGCCCAAGAGCATGCCGCGCAGGGGGCTCTGTGGTATCTCAAGCAAGATGGGTACCTACCAAAAGATGAAATCCGTCTCTAA